The genomic DNA TAaattagtctttaagatgccacaaaatatattgtaagccgccttgggtcccaacttgggagaaagagggaataaaaataaataaataaatataaccatGATATtaccatcatcataatcatccaGTCCTGGGACTcccttacaaattaaaacagatacaactAAAAGTACATGCAATacttatataattaatataaatataattatgtgAGAAAAAAGTGGCACAGGAAATATCATcccttccatttttgttttagaTTTTGATTGTTTActattaattgcttttaattgtttgatgtgaACAAATTTTTGACCACCCACAAAAGAAATCAGGGGTAATAGAAAAGTACAAGTGTTCATCTAGAATAAAAGAGAGAAATCTTTAAATCTTGTTCCTTAGATTTTTCTCTCACAGGAGTGCAGTCTTCTCCCATGTAATGTACTGTAAACAGGTGCATTTCGCTCTCTGGCTGAGCAAAGGGACAGCTTTGGTGATCCAGCAGCGACCCCTGGGGACCAAAGAGGAAAAggccccttctttcttctcagcTAATTTCCCGGAAGAGGCAAGATGAGGTAGTGGCAGAACCAGCAACTCTATCCCCAATGGACAGACACTCTTATTGTGGCAGAGTACAAAAGACTTTTATTGAAGACATCAGGACAGAAGTTACCAGCAAAGTTTCTGCATCAGAACTAAAGGGTCCCTCCACCTTACCATAGTATTAAAACTCAAACTGTCTAGCCCTACCCTCGGGCTACTGGAATGCAGACTTTGTTCCTAAACAAAGCAAATTCTAACAGTTCCCTTCTTACTCATTTGCCCCCTTATACAGCAGCCCTAACTCTACCATTCTACTGCAATAAGGAAAGCAAAATAAACATCCTTCACATATCACTGCAGGAAGAACAGGCACCCTCTCCAGAATCATAAAGTCATAAATCCTTTCTCTCTGCATACCATTTGGCCAGCCTGccatttgtttatatatattgATCATGTATGAGTTGAGTGTATGGGAAAGATATACTCATACAACCCAATAGTCAATAACAATCATGACAGAAACATAACTATGGATTTTGACAGGCAGATATACTGATCGTACCATTAAGTGCCAGAGTTAACTGCTCAGCAGCCAAAGAGAAGAGTCTCCACTTATCCTcccttatatacagtatatactcatgtataagtctagaaagtttagtcaaaaaactgtcctaaaaaacctgagtcaacttatccagaggtcaatgtaagtacagtgcacccaagTCATACATGGGCACACCatgtgcagctttcagcttacgatGAAGCAGCGCACTGGAAGAGGTAACGGTGCCCACACTGTGCATGCCACACTGcaccatgtgcacaagccccattgttttaaatggggtttgagcatacacagtatttaccttatgcaggggggtctggaatggattccctgcataagggaaggatccactgtactgtattttaaatgttattaaagATCATTCTTTCCTCTTCACATGACTTCACCAGACTTTTTCCCGCAAGGGGTAGAGCCAGGCAGGCAAGACAGTCTTGCAACAAAGCACCAGTCAGAGCTTATTAACTGTAGCCGAAGCCAAGAAATCATAGCTACAGAAGACACAGTCGTTTCTTCCCCAATAGGTCAGCAGGAATTCACCAGGTGCCAGTTTTTCAAAAAGGGAAGGCCTGAGGAGCATAGCCAATTTTCAACCAGCCTTTTGTAGGTCCCCCTCTGCTCTTCTCACACCTCGCTTGGGGGCTGTGCAGAAGAAAAGGAAGCCAAAGGAGTCCTCTGCTCTCTTCTCACATCTCACTTggaatctgtgctgcagaaaaggAAGCCAAAGGAGAGTCCATGTTAAGATAGCATCTTGAAACTGACAGTATGCCCAGGAATCAGGATCAGGCCATCTAGCCATATTCCCTGCTTCACAAGGGACCAAACCAGGTTCTTcttaaaaggggagggagaggctAACCGAGCTAAACAACACTGAAAGTTAAACCTGTCCTGGCATGAGAGCTCAGGTGCACACAGATGTGATCAGTAGTTTTACTaaatcaataaatacataaataacataGCCTGAGGATTTTAATAATCAGGATTGTAACAGAGGTGGAGTAGATTTAATCCTTTCTTCCTATTACTTGGTCCAGAGGAAAATGCCTCCCTTGAAGGgcaaaagaatggaagaaaaactGGTTTCTTTTCCCTTCCAGAGTGGCTGCCATCGCAATAATTATAAGCCTAAACTAGAAGTTGGAAGGGGTGCATGCCTTCcatggggacccccccccccaataaatttacattttcagttgttttttcTGTCAAACAATTTGACCAAAAATGGTAGATGGCATTCTCACACATCAATCAAGGGCCCTATTGGACATGTTACTTTATTTGTGATGCTTTTTGCATATACACACCCCTTTTTCCAAACCCAGGCAGAGCTTTTTCTAAAGACACAATCAGACTTTTTTTGTTTGGAAAGAAAGCCCAGACAGAtctaaaaaaaaaggaggagggatctTGTTTTAATAATTAGACCCTCACAGTATTGGCAATCTTACTCTGTTTTAGCAATTTATTTACAAAATGTGtcaaatatttttcaactgtttCAGGGGGGGAAGGGTCACTCACTTGAGGCTGCTCAAAAGGGTGTTCTCGCTCGCTGGTTCCCTGCAGAAATATAATCAGAAATATAGTCTAAAAGGGTTCTTGAGAGATCATCCAGCCATATCCTTGGAACCAGAGGGCTCTGGCTCACTCAGCTCTGCTCAGCAGGTACTCCCCCAGTCCCTTCTAGTAAACTCTTTGGGGGGCATGATATTCTTTCAAGTATTCATTGTGTGCCTGATTTACTTAAACATACTTACCCTGAATCCAGATCTATCCTCTGTAACACTCAACCCAAATCAAACATCAATAAACTAAAAGTGAGCCTGAGCGCACGTTTGAGAAGTCAGAGCTGGGAAACACCTTGTCCAGTCATAGTGAGcataatgcaggggtaggcaacctgcggcccgcgggccggatgcggcccagcaaggccttgggaccggccccagcctggtcctgccgccaattgccgccggggcctttggggggcaattgtctatagaagcctcagaaacatgcatttatattaacattttttaaaaaatcagcaaattttttcgcgtgtcctccatttttttaaaaaaagggttttccatttgaaaattttttcctacatttttcctggttttttatattttttatttttttaaaaaattatttaattatttattttttgcttcggcctcccagttgtctgagggacagcaaactggcccccggctcaaaaaggttgcctacccctggcataatGGGTAGTGCCCAGGAGAAGCAATAACGTGCCTTCCAGAAAAGATACTCTCTCCCCATCAAGATAAGGCTCCAGAGAAGGctcattttacacacacatatccagactgattgaaaagtcccagattttgcccctgttctttctgattttatactgggttaaaataatcCAATCTGGGGAGGTGGTTTGAAAGTCTCTGATTGTACCAAgatctgacagaaaatattctgcaataaacaaaacatgtatggatctgcaatataaaactggaaagaacaggaactaAAGGTTTACAAGCAACGTTCTGGTCTTTTTTTACAAGTCTGGATGTGTCTCAGAAGCCTCttctttgttaaaaataaaactgagatCTGAAGCATTACCATCCAAATTCACAGGACTCACTTTTCAGAAAACATATTTGGAAAGAGAGCATTAGAGCACAATCCTGTGCCTTTTTTCTCAAAATTAAGTCCCACTGAGATAGACTGGGTTTACTTAATTGTGAATGTGTTTAGTACTTCAAGCTTGATGGGAAATATACTGTCAGTTCCCCAGAAATGTGTGACCCTTCTGCCCAATAGATGGGTTTTGGATGCTGCAAGGGAGAGATCAATTAAGCACTAGAGGAGCTTAAGACAAAAATGGTTCCCTAAAGAAGAGAAGTATAGAAATCTATTTCTTAAATAAATTCTTTCAGAATATGAGTAATATGCAGGCAACTTGTCCACATCTCACAGAAAAACACATATTAGAGCAATGGCTAGTAAAGGGATGAAGGGGTCCCTCCGTTCCAACTACTGTTGCACAAAGCAGGCAATAAACTCCTAGAAAGCCCCAAAGTCTGGACAACAGGGACGTAGAATCCCTTTAAAAACTGGACTAGGATCTGAAGGACAGTTTCCAAATGAGCCTGTTGATAACTTTGGTCATCATCCGAGGCCCTGTACTTTGATTCCAACACCAAGACATCATATTTGTGGGAACATGGGACAGGGCTTTTTCATGCTGGTACCTTGTCTGTGGAAATCACTCCCCATGAGAATTAGATGGACTCCCTCATTTATTCTgaggtacactggtgcctcgggttacgaaattaattcgttccgccattcctttcgtaacccgaaaatttcgtaacccgaaaaggctttccgttagcactggaaagcctatagctgcactttgcagcatttgaatttcacgccgaaatgaatttcgtaacccgaaaaatatttcgtaacccgaaacagtttttgccaatccaactttttcgtatcccggaaatttcgtaacccgatcatttcgtatcccgaggcaccagtgtatttatAATATCTGGAGTATCACAGGATTCCCACACATCACCCGGTGTATTATCTTCAATTGGGTTTTTCCTAGAATGATGGGTGGAGTCAGCCCTAGTCCCACAGCCAGGAGTCTCCACAAGAGAAATAAAAGTGCCTTAGAATCAGACTGAACATATCAATAAAGAATGTAAAAATCCATTGGGACTTCCACATAACTATGTCTTTGGCCCGAGTGAAAATCTGGATAACTGATGACATTCAGTTGCATTCCAGCCCTGAAAAATTTGGATTTGAAAACCTGGATTTCATCTCCTAACCCTCAGAGAGGATTACTTAATCTCAGATAATCCATCTTCAACATATGAGGTATGATGGAATAGTGGGATTAAGACGAACAGTGAAACTGTGGATTCCTTGCTGAATGTGGCTAAAGAGACTGCGCTGTTGCCAATGTGAGGGCAACATCGTGTCAGCATCTCCCCGTGACAAAGGACGGAGATGCGAAGATGCACACGACCAGTTAACAGAGAGCCAGAAGGGTGATTAACCAGTCACCCCCTTTGGTCATCCTGAAGCATGGTCGTGACCAAGCAAAGGGGTTCATTGATCAATAATGGATTGattgatgacagatccagacctcatgcatgtTCAGGCCAACCCTACTTCCagttgttaataaagttgtggcctttttcccCCAATATGTAAGTGTTGGTGGATATTGTTGCGGCGCCTCCATTCCAAGGCAACAACCAAGACTCCAAAGATGATTCCCACAATAAGTCTCAAATTGAATGTTTACTTACTGACAAAGAAGGCAATTCCAGCAACCAGCAGCAGAATAGCCAAGACTCCCAAGATGGCTCTCACAAAAACTCTCACATTGACTAAAAGAGAAGAAATACATGGCTGTTCAGACAAGCTCTTCAAGGCCCTGAGATCAGAAGCCCTGAGATCCCTTCAGCAGAAAAATGAGGGGCAGAACCTCTCCACATTGTCTCTCACCATTATGATCTTCAAACACCAAGACCAGAGGCTTTGGCAGGCTGGCATGATCCAAATGGCACCAGTAGAGATCCCTCTCCTTGGGGTCAATCTCAATGCTGAGCCAGGTGTAGTACGTCCCATCGGAGTTGGGAGCAATGTTCCTACGGAAGGTCTCATGTTCCAAgatctcctcccccttcctccaggTGGCTTCGATCTCTTTGGGGTAGAAGCCATGGGCCTGGCAGATGAGGGCTTCCTTGCCACCACCAACTGCCTGGCGTGTCACCTTCCCCACAGGGGGCTCTGGAAGAAAAGAGTCAAATCAGCATCAAGACATCACTCTGATCCTTCTAAagcattgggggggggatatttggGCAGAAGGAAGGGTCCTCTTTGTTTCAAGCAGTCCTGTTCTGATCTTTGTCCTGAAACTGTACCACCATATCTTGAGACTATTCAAGAAGTGAAGCCCATCTCAAAGAAGCAGATTTTCCAAGTTCCTTTTGAACACAGGTATCCAGAGCATTAGGGGAGTGGGTAACACCTGCACTGGGACTAGATCCTCATTTGGCACCCTACCCCACCATGAGCAGCACCTGCCTGTCCATATGCCAAAATCAGCCATATATCAGCCAAAGTGGTAACCAGAAGTGGCGCAATGTCACTTCCTGTAATTATTTTGGCTAATATGTGGTTTTGAATATGGATTTTCAAGGCAGGCAAGGGTGCTTTTGATACTTGGGAATTTGGGGCATGGTATTTGGATAAAAACATCCCAAGTATCATGTTCCCAACAAAATTAGAAATGGAGGCTCATAGGGGCTTCAGGGGACTGGAGGGGAGCTTCAGAGGCTGCAAAAGAGGGTTGGGGCCCTCTTTTGCAGCCTACGTGGGGAAGACCTCTTTTTGTCCCACCACTCCACCTCTCCCTCCTCAAGGATTCCAAACATGGGTACGTACTTTCATTTCTCTCAGGACTATGGCACCAGGGTTACTGCCACAATTGAATAAATGCTGCTACCACACAACACTCTCTATCTGAACAAAATTACTCTTTTGTTTTCAtattgacattgttttccttaccATAGTCACATGTGTGCATATTATCATAATAATTCCTTAAACAGAAATTCAAAATACAATGTCTCCAATCTTCCACttttgggcaaggtgctggagCATGTGGTGGTTCCCAACTTCAGGCACTCCTGAATGAGACatattatctagatccatgtcaagTGTGATtttaggcctggttatgggatagaacagctttggtcaccttggtggatgacctacgcagggaacagGACAAGGGAAGTGTGtgcctgttggttttgctggacctctcagcagctttcaataccatcgaccatgctTCTGAGCCGCTTTTATGGAATGgggcttggaggcactgtttcacagtggctccattctttcctggagggCACTCTCAGGTGGGGCTGCACAATTCCTTGGCCACTGACCTGTGGAGTCTctcagggctcagtcctgtcccctatgctttttaatatctacaagaaactgctgggagaggtcatccacaGTTTTGGAATAACATGTCACCTATATGtggatgatacccagctctatcactcctttccaccttattccaaggaagctgtttctatCCTAAACTAGTGTCTGGCCActgtaatggactagatgaggacaagcaaattgaagcttaatccagacaagacagaggtgttcctggtcagtcgaaAGACAGATTCAGGAATTAGGATTCGGCCTgcgttagatggggttacactctctcTGAAAACTGCagttcatagtttgggggtacttctggactGAGCGCTGAGTCTTGAAACCCAAgtatcagcagtgaccaggagtgcttttgcacagctaaaacttctCCATTCCTGGACAAATCAGACCTGGCCACAGTGGTATATGCCTTGTTTACATCctgtctggattactgtaatgcattctatgtggggctgcctttgaaaagtgctcagaaacttcaactgggctaaagagctgcagccaggctgttaactgcagctggctatagggagcatacaactcccttgtgcaacagctccattggctgccagttgtTTCTGGCCACAACTcagagtgctggttttgatctataaagccctattcGGCTtcggtccaggctatttgaaggaccatatctccctatatgagccccCCAGAGAattgagatcatcaggagagcgccttctctctgtcccaccaccctctcagatGTGTTTGGTAGGAACAAGAGTGCTTTCTCTGTGCTGCTCCCAAGTGTAGGCACTTTCTCCCTATAGAGGCCAGGATTGtgccatccctgctgtccttccggtggcaaataaaaacattcttgtgtCGGCGGGTTTTACCAGAGTTGGGAATGTTGTGTAATGTGAATTTTAAggtctgtatttttaatatattctattttaactcataactgttttaactttttaaatggtttaattgtttttttaacttttatatttatacattttaatgttgtatttcatttttgacCTTCTTGATTAAGTGTTTCCAATTCCTGAAtctcttctgctaatattatggtgttggcTGCATATTGTTAATATCTGGTTGAGGGGGGAAAGACAAGGAGTGTTGAGGGTGGAGGCAAAGCAGAGTGCAATAGTCAATTCTCCCCAGCAGGAGCCCTCCCTATTTCACCCACCCACAGCATTCACCTGTCCTCAGCAGTGCCTCCTTCCCGTAGTCCAGGTATTTTGGCAGCTGCTCAATGCACTCTTCCTCCAGGTTGACCTTGTCAAACTGGGCTTTATTTGTCTCCGTCTCCCATGTCCTCTTGATGTGCTGGGCTGGCACATCAGCTGCCATCCAGGTGAGAGTCTCTACATTGAAGCTGATGAAGTCCCTTCCATCATAGCCATATTGGTAATATGCTCCTTTGCTCCCGTCTTTCCTCAGCTCACAGCCGTAAATCTTCTGCAGGGTGTGAAATCCTGAAAGGGATCCACACAAGGTGAGGGTTGGGGGTCCCTTAAGCAGAGCTGGAGGCAGCCTCTCTCTGCCACACACCAGGCTCCACAAAAGAggttcaggcaggattcttttttcttattttaccaTAGACCAAAGGAAAAAGCAAAGACAGAGGCCACCAAACAACCTTGAATCATTACTGAAGAACGAAAGCAATGGGACATTTTATCTTATTAACCACTAAATAATTACAATGCATTTAATTCTGACTTGTAGGGAAACTCTCGCCTCACAAACCCTCCAGAATCTCTTTTTGGACAtcattcccccccaccccccacaaccCCGCCCCTTACTTACTTCCAGCCTGACCAAtccctttggctgcatccacattggagaaataatccattttgacaccactttaactgtcatggctcaatgctatggaattctggaatttgtagtttgttgtggtaccagagctctcagacagagaaggctaaatgtctcagaaaactacaattcccagaattccatatcactgagccatggcaattaaagcggtgtcaaaatggattatttctgcagtgcagaaataaaaaagatgataatgcttggaaagatagagggcagtagaaagagagaaagaccaaacACCAGATTCAGTCAAAGAGGACACAGCCCTAAGAAGTCTACAGGAATTTAACAGGTCCACTGAGGACAGacggtcttggagatgcctcattcatagggctgAACTCGACTAGAGGGTagtcaacaataacaaaacattcAACAAGCCCCATCCAGAATCCAGTCAGATCTATAAGCCACCTTGGACAGACCATCCTAACCAGCACCCCTTCCACGCCAGCAGTGGCTCCAAGTCCCAGGGACTCTAAACACTACCAAGAGCCCTCTCTATAATAGCAGAACCCTAGAAGATTCCTTCACATCTAGAACCACTGTGCTAGATAGTCCCATCTAGCACTGAAAATCTGGTCCAGAGTGTGGCCAGCAGCATGAATGGAGCCAGTGACTACTTAAGACAGACACTGGATCATCATGGAAGAGATGAAGTCCTGAGACACTCTTAACAGAACGGGATCGACATAGAGGCTGAAATCCTTCATCACAGAAGCCAGGGGCATTCCAGCATCGCCACCAAGACCAGCTCAGCCAGGTGCGCTGGGAGACTATTAAATTGAGACTACagattttcttttattaaggTAGATTTAAATCTTTCTTCTATGTATGCGAAGTTGTATGTCAGGAAGGGTAAGACTGTTtctgtatggaacgagagcatctgaccccatgattgttgattttatgcttttaaatgtGGTTTTTAACTGTGTGGTAATAATATCGTAacattgtaattgtatttttaaactctgctgtgatcccgcctcaatccaatcgggagaggcaggaagatacaaataaaataataataataataattattattattattattattattattattatttctttactcCCCTTCCTAGCACAAAGATAATCTTCATCTCTGCTGGAAAGTGAGGGAAAATGTTTGTCTCCTCCATTACCCCCACTGTCTCCAGAGTGATCGGACAGACTGGGTGTTATTTTCTTACCAGCAACCCAttttccctccttcccagcaGTCTTGTCTTGCCCCAGAGATATAAATGGGGCAAGGGGAATCCATTTCCACTCACCTTCACTCTGGTTGTAGCGAATCCTTAAGGTTTCCAAGTCCGCTCTGAATTCAGCCCATTTGCCCTGCATGATTTGGGTCTGTGTGTCCCAGTATTGTGCATCTGCCTTCTTCATCCAGGGCACTGGTGACTGGACCCTGCTGGAGTTGCTGTCATACCGATAAAAAGGCTGATTGTCGACATACCCAACAACGATGAACTGAGGCAACCCTTGGCCAGGCTCTGACACAGATGTAAGAACAAAGTGCAGGGAATGGAAGGAGGACCCTGGGAAAGGCAAACAATTTTTTAGATCTGACATTTAGATCTGTATTTCTCCACAGTGTGTAGTTGCACTGCATGCATTTGCATTGTGTTGTCTTCTTTCAGTAGCCTTGTCTTTTCTCTTGAGATGAGACATTACTTGCAAAGAATGGGGAGCTATGTGGATATGTTGATTTGTCTACCTGTCAGCAACTTGTCTGCAAACTTTTTAAGGGAAGGACAGCTGGATCACACCCACAATGCAAACATTGTCACAAAGGAGCAGAATGGGAAATTCACACACAGATTGGTTAATTTACAATAGCAGGAAAGAGGGTCATTAACATCtccagcatggggggggggggaaatcaaattCCCAGTGACTACAGCACATCAACAACATGAGAGCAGTGTGTGATAAGCCTAATGCAAATGAAAAGGGAGGATTAATCCCCTGCTAAAATGGTAGTGAGACCTTGGTATCATTGGAATCCCGCCCCACCCCCTGTAGATAcgaaaatctgcatatgctcaagtcccataatacagtactcaatggtggcacagtgatgtggccatgccaccattggggacaatggtaCTTTGCTCCCCCCTGCCGCCCCGAAGCCAGCCTACTCTTTCCAGAAAAGAGGctaccttttcttcttcttcttccctgcctcctcctcttcctccttcccattgCTGCTACcgtggctcttcctcctctttttccttcctccttctcctcttcaccatctcctcctcctttctcctcattcacagaatcatagagttggaagagaccacaagggccatccagtccaaactcctgccatgcaggaaatcacagtcaaagcatccccaacagatggccatccagcctctgtttaaagactccaccacactctgacaGAAGAATCTATAACTCTatgagggaatgtcttccactgttgaacagcccttactgtccagaagttcctcctaatgttgaggtggaatctcttttcttgtagcttgcatccattgttctgtgttctagtctctggagcagcagaaaacaagcttgctccatcctcaatgtgacaccccttcaaatacttaaagagggatAGATTATGTAGCTCTATTCACTGAGAAAAAAGTTAGTGAGATAAGCCAGTGGGCCAGGACTGGAAAGGACAAGAACAAGGGTTGATTTCaggacaaggtgaccagatgtcctaactacaAAGGAATTACAGTGTGTGACAAAAACATGGGGCAATATTCCAAGCAGTAGTGTAACTAGTGAGGTTCAGACTAcacagggtgacaccccagaagggaggggtgacacccagtgcccCCCCGGCTGCCCCACCTTGCCGCAGacattgttatttttgtgtgattttaaaTTTGCCTGCTTCCATtcggcaaaaaacaaacaaaaaaaccctacctCTGCCcagctcttcctcctcatctttgcCTGAGGCTTGGGGTTTGTTCTGCCGCCAGTGCCTTCAGAGCTTCTGCCCACCCCTCTCCAGGGACTTTTGGAAGGAGCCCCACCCACCAAGCAGCCAGCCTTTGCAGTCTCCCCATGACCAAGAGCATCAtcctcctccagcccttcctCAGGCTCTCCCTGGCCACCAGAGACTTCTCCCAGCCAGGAAGGGGGCAGAAGGGCTGCTACAAGCACCAGCCGGGAAAAAGCCACATCCCCCGCATAAGACACAGGGCTGCAGATTGGgatcgtgtgccttcaagtcgtttctgacttacggcaaccctatcatgaggctttcttggcaagtttcttcagaggggctttgccactacattcctgagcctgagagagtgtgacttgtccaaggtcactcaatgggtttcatatAGCTGAGAGGGAAcaaaactctagtctccagagtcacagggccgaaacagatggatggatcagggctgtgggAACCATACaacacagccctgatctggtttttttctggcgcaaaaagaaccaacaaaatgctgctcctttttgctctgaaAAAAGGTGCTTTTTCCAACACAGCAACTTTTCTGCACTCCTGCACTCTGCAACTCATGAACACCACACCAACACAGCAATGCAacgctgcccaccatgtggtttGGCAGGAGGCACGATGCTGGTTTGGGGATGGCGTCAGGGCATGCGTCGCCTAAACACCAGAGCCCCACATCATCCCTAAGCCAGTATATTGTgctggtctgcttcaccccacagcccaacactcaa from Sceloporus undulatus isolate JIND9_A2432 ecotype Alabama chromosome 2, SceUnd_v1.1, whole genome shotgun sequence includes the following:
- the LOC121924285 gene encoding major histocompatibility complex class I-related gene protein-like isoform X2 translates to MSDLKNCLPFPGSSFHSLHFVLTSVSEPGQGLPQFIVVGYVDNQPFYRYDSNSSRVQSPVPWMKKADAQYWDTQTQIMQGKWAEFRADLETLRIRYNQSEGFHTLQKIYGCELRKDGSKGAYYQYGYDGRDFISFNVETLTWMAADVPAQHIKRTWETETNKAQFDKVNLEEECIEQLPKYLDYGKEALLRTEPPVGKVTRQAVGGGKEALICQAHGFYPKEIEATWRKGEEILEHETFRRNIAPNSDGTYYTWLSIEIDPKERDLYWCHLDHASLPKPLVLVFEDHNVNVRVFVRAILGVLAILLLVAGIAFFVRNQRARTPF
- the LOC121924285 gene encoding major histocompatibility complex class I-related gene protein-like isoform X1, whose protein sequence is MSDLKNCLPFPGSSFHSLHFVLTSVSEPGQGLPQFIVVGYVDNQPFYRYDSNSSRVQSPVPWMKKADAQYWDTQTQIMQGKWAEFRADLETLRIRYNQSEGFHTLQKIYGCELRKDGSKGAYYQYGYDGRDFISFNVETLTWMAADVPAQHIKRTWETETNKAQFDKVNLEEECIEQLPKYLDYGKEALLRTEPPVGKVTRQAVGGGKEALICQAHGFYPKEIEATWRKGEEILEHETFRRNIAPNSDGTYYTWLSIEIDPKERDLYWCHLDHASLPKPLVLVFEDHNVNVRVFVRAILGVLAILLLVAGIAFFVTPKRGVRRAEGDLQKAG